The following are encoded in a window of Desulfopila inferna genomic DNA:
- a CDS encoding DUF1573 domain-containing protein: MLRTVFFLSLIFLFPYFGHSAAAASSVGPKTYLPESEFFFKAVLEGAEVVHGFVVYNQGDEPLEILDVKTGUGCTAATTSRQILPGEEGHITVSFNTSSYGGDVMREVVVVQTNDPVRPLFELVVAGKVEKFVEIHPQKALLRGKAGEPLAIEIKIKRNRKYPFKILEVRTERDDRIRARLVEGGNSDNNCIIRVENLKKTKGRYAAILTVHTDHPEKPSFPIFVVGIIQ; encoded by the coding sequence ATGCTGAGAACGGTATTTTTCCTATCACTTATATTTCTGTTCCCCTACTTCGGCCACAGTGCCGCTGCTGCCTCCTCAGTCGGACCGAAAACATATCTTCCTGAAAGCGAATTTTTCTTCAAAGCGGTGCTGGAAGGCGCAGAGGTGGTTCACGGCTTTGTTGTCTATAACCAGGGAGATGAGCCGCTGGAGATACTTGATGTCAAAACGGGCTGAGGCTGCACCGCTGCGACTACTTCGCGGCAGATCCTTCCCGGGGAGGAAGGACATATCACGGTCAGCTTCAACACCAGCAGCTATGGTGGAGACGTAATGAGGGAAGTCGTAGTAGTACAAACCAATGATCCCGTACGCCCCTTGTTTGAGCTGGTCGTTGCCGGAAAGGTGGAAAAATTCGTCGAAATTCATCCGCAAAAAGCCCTACTGAGAGGAAAGGCAGGAGAACCATTGGCAATTGAGATCAAAATTAAACGAAACAGAAAATATCCTTTCAAAATTCTTGAGGTACGTACCGAAAGAGATGACAGGATCCGCGCCAGGCTTGTTGAAGGAGGTAATTCCGACAACAACTGTATTATCCGGGTGGAGAATTTAAAAAAGACCAAAGGTCGCTATGCCGCCATATTGACCGTCCATACCGACCATCCCGAAAAACCCAGCTTCCCGATCTTCGTTGTCGGAATAATTCAATAG
- a CDS encoding radical SAM/SPASM family putative metalloenzyme maturase produces the protein MTEHPQKIYAELTTRCNLRCKMCVKYAEGSCIAEMDLPFSVFRKLAPSLAKTNTLILNGIGEPLLHPELAEIIGFARAVMPAGADIGFQSNGIMLDQEKCRELIAAGLSTVCLSLDNITDITADQAGEHSATIVSKAMVRLLEAKHNTAADTFRIGLEIVLTRENIDNLPGYITWAADRGADYIIATNLLLYNTSAEKLSLFNPNSSEAVELFEVYNKRAEALGVNLGNCLSTYLKFNKTQKDKIVAQLFEELQQEASKRDIRLHLESLLGYTTADADRVGKAFADGRSIAAKRGIELFLPTHQALPQRTCQFIEEQTVLIAASGAVMPCHFLWHTYSCRVLGEEVQVRECAFGSIRQQPLDIIWQHPEYIRFRREAAEYDYSSCWSCTQGPCANLINDNLLCANDCYGSRVPCGHCQWNLGGVRCL, from the coding sequence ATGACTGAACACCCGCAAAAAATCTATGCAGAACTTACCACACGCTGCAATCTCCGCTGTAAAATGTGTGTGAAATATGCTGAAGGGAGCTGTATCGCTGAAATGGATCTGCCATTTTCAGTTTTCAGGAAACTGGCTCCCTCGCTTGCCAAGACGAACACGCTGATCCTGAACGGCATCGGCGAACCGCTTCTTCATCCTGAACTGGCGGAAATCATAGGTTTTGCCAGAGCTGTGATGCCTGCCGGGGCAGACATCGGCTTTCAGAGCAACGGTATTATGCTTGATCAGGAAAAATGCCGGGAGTTAATCGCAGCCGGACTTTCAACAGTGTGTCTTTCACTGGATAATATTACAGATATTACTGCGGATCAGGCAGGCGAGCATTCGGCCACCATCGTCTCTAAAGCCATGGTCCGACTCCTTGAAGCGAAGCACAACACCGCTGCAGATACCTTCAGGATCGGCCTGGAGATTGTTCTGACCAGAGAAAACATAGACAACCTGCCGGGATATATCACCTGGGCGGCTGACAGGGGTGCAGATTATATCATTGCCACCAACCTGCTGCTCTACAATACCTCAGCAGAGAAGCTGAGTCTTTTCAATCCCAACTCTTCTGAGGCTGTCGAGCTGTTCGAGGTCTACAACAAACGGGCGGAGGCTCTGGGAGTAAATCTGGGCAACTGTCTTTCCACCTACTTGAAGTTCAACAAAACACAGAAAGACAAAATAGTGGCTCAGCTTTTTGAAGAACTGCAGCAGGAAGCCAGCAAAAGAGATATCCGCCTTCATCTTGAGAGCTTGCTCGGCTACACCACCGCCGATGCCGACAGAGTCGGGAAAGCCTTTGCCGATGGGCGTAGCATTGCCGCCAAAAGAGGTATCGAGCTTTTTCTTCCAACCCACCAGGCCTTACCACAGCGCACCTGCCAATTTATTGAAGAACAGACTGTGTTAATCGCCGCCAGCGGTGCGGTCATGCCATGTCATTTCCTGTGGCATACCTACTCCTGTCGGGTACTTGGCGAGGAAGTCCAGGTGCGGGAATGTGCCTTCGGCTCTATCCGCCAACAACCACTGGACATAATCTGGCAACACCCTGAGTACATAAGATTTCGACGGGAAGCCGCAGAATATGACTATTCTTCCTGCTGGAGCTGCACTCAGGGCCCATGTGCCAACCTCATCAATGATAATCTCTTGTGCGCCAATGATTGCTATGGGAGCAGGGTGCCATGCGGACACTGCCAATGGAATCTGGGAGGGGTTCGCTGTCTGTAG
- a CDS encoding (Fe-S)-binding protein, which yields MLLNGYTLEIFRSKCNAGASTLHCFAHLDDDVGAALPYLNTVLGGFSYIKEPPALTLKSSGKLITIHARKIAVNALQDEEQAKKIVAWLQREINSAWDNRGNIEPSMVGTKPPALMDVLKLLPKTNCKECGEPTCMVFAVRVVEGAKDHTNCPALQGEKKEALAHYLSRFHFD from the coding sequence ATGCTGCTTAATGGATATACCTTGGAGATTTTCAGGTCCAAATGTAATGCCGGAGCCAGCACTCTGCACTGTTTCGCCCACCTGGATGATGATGTCGGAGCGGCCCTGCCCTATCTGAACACAGTGCTCGGCGGCTTCAGCTACATCAAGGAACCACCGGCCTTGACCTTGAAAAGTTCGGGTAAACTCATTACCATTCATGCCCGGAAAATCGCGGTCAATGCGCTCCAGGACGAGGAACAGGCGAAAAAAATCGTCGCCTGGCTGCAACGCGAAATCAACAGTGCCTGGGATAATCGCGGAAATATCGAACCCAGCATGGTGGGGACCAAGCCCCCTGCCCTGATGGATGTTCTCAAGCTGCTGCCGAAAACCAACTGCAAAGAGTGCGGCGAACCAACCTGCATGGTTTTCGCCGTACGGGTAGTCGAAGGGGCGAAAGATCACACCAACTGCCCAGCCCTGCAAGGAGAAAAAAAAGAGGCCCTGGCCCATTATCTCTCCCGCTTTCATTTCGATTAA
- a CDS encoding flavocytochrome c produces MIKWTEHYDVVIIGSGLAGLSAAIEACRSGASLAIFEKMKVTGGNTRISDGGVAAPNNYLQKRLGVKESPDLFYEDMLRAGSNYNHPDLVRVVAERANESIDWTRNILGVEYQDRLDRFGGHSTARCLTTKSHSGVDFIKAQIALLKQKGIKVQTGCLLTRLLVDNQGAVEGVQIQTDYAFPEKNSGNIRNIRANRAVILATAGFGSDLQFRMMQNPGLDDSVDSTNHRGATAEGLIAALEIGAAPVHLSWIQLGPWGCADEKGFGRGASFASYSVYQSGILIDPASGKRIVNEWADRRQRCEAIFKAGHICLGIVDAEGAETAGDSLSHCLRGGYVKAFDTLAELSSAFEVPLGRLEQTVSSYNAGVHEGGDDRFGKPLAGAKPIAKPPFYAIRLWPKVHYTSGGLGINDKAQVIDLRNQPISRLFGAGEVCGGIHGASRLGNCALTECIVFGRIAGQQATSMSPRLEICED; encoded by the coding sequence ATGATAAAATGGACTGAACACTATGATGTTGTCATTATCGGCAGTGGTCTGGCGGGTCTCTCCGCAGCAATAGAAGCATGCCGGTCAGGAGCTTCACTTGCCATATTTGAAAAAATGAAGGTGACAGGAGGAAACACCCGCATCAGCGATGGGGGAGTGGCTGCGCCGAACAACTATCTGCAAAAAAGGCTGGGAGTAAAGGAATCGCCTGATCTTTTTTATGAAGATATGCTCAGAGCCGGATCAAACTACAACCATCCGGATCTCGTCAGGGTTGTGGCTGAGAGAGCTAATGAGTCAATAGATTGGACGAGAAACATTCTGGGTGTGGAATATCAGGATCGATTGGATCGTTTCGGTGGTCATTCCACGGCCCGATGCCTCACCACAAAAAGCCACTCAGGAGTCGATTTCATCAAGGCCCAGATAGCTCTGTTGAAACAAAAAGGCATTAAAGTACAAACCGGCTGCCTGTTGACGCGTCTGCTCGTCGATAACCAGGGCGCCGTGGAAGGCGTACAAATTCAGACAGACTACGCGTTTCCCGAAAAGAACAGCGGCAATATAAGAAATATCCGCGCCAACCGGGCAGTTATTCTGGCAACCGCAGGATTTGGAAGTGATCTTCAATTCCGCATGATGCAGAACCCCGGTCTGGATGATTCAGTGGATTCCACCAATCATCGGGGGGCTACGGCCGAAGGACTTATCGCTGCCCTGGAAATAGGAGCTGCCCCGGTTCATCTCTCCTGGATACAGTTGGGGCCATGGGGCTGCGCCGACGAAAAGGGTTTTGGGCGGGGCGCCAGTTTTGCTTCGTATAGCGTCTACCAATCCGGGATCCTGATCGATCCAGCCAGCGGAAAACGTATCGTCAATGAATGGGCAGATCGCCGACAACGGTGTGAAGCCATCTTCAAGGCAGGTCACATATGTCTGGGGATTGTAGACGCCGAGGGCGCAGAAACCGCTGGCGACAGTCTCTCGCACTGTTTGAGGGGTGGCTATGTCAAAGCATTTGATACCTTGGCAGAACTTTCCTCGGCATTCGAGGTGCCGCTTGGACGGTTGGAGCAGACGGTAAGCAGCTATAATGCCGGAGTTCATGAAGGTGGAGATGATCGGTTTGGCAAACCACTTGCCGGTGCAAAACCTATAGCGAAACCTCCCTTCTATGCAATCCGGTTATGGCCGAAGGTGCATTATACTTCAGGAGGTTTGGGAATTAATGACAAGGCGCAGGTAATTGACCTCCGCAATCAGCCTATCTCGCGTCTGTTCGGTGCCGGCGAGGTATGTGGCGGCATTCATGGTGCAAGTCGTCTCGGCAACTGCGCGCTAACCGAATGCATCGTTTTCGGACGTATTGCCGGACAACAGGCCACCTCAATGTCCCCCCGGCTCGAGATCTGTGAAGACTAG
- a CDS encoding DUF2905 domain-containing protein gives MDNIGKIILIIGILLVVVGGLIWLFDNMFGNIFGWFGNLPGDIHIKRDNFQLFFPITSMILLSIFVSLMLWLVRRFF, from the coding sequence ATGGACAACATCGGCAAAATCATATTAATCATAGGCATACTGCTCGTAGTCGTGGGTGGCCTTATCTGGCTGTTTGACAATATGTTTGGCAATATTTTTGGCTGGTTTGGCAATCTGCCCGGTGACATCCACATCAAACGCGACAACTTCCAATTATTTTTTCCCATTACCAGCATGATTCTGCTGAGTATCTTTGTCTCTTTGATGTTGTGGCTGGTGCGCCGATTCTTCTAG
- a CDS encoding ArsR/SmtB family transcription factor — protein MTDEQIKAITKLMKSISHPIRFKILYLLQDQEISVGDLRDQLDTTSSNITQHLNILRNQGIIDIRKDSNYIYNKITDSRIIELMRKMNQLYFSGSGGFLNDSGKNSTTTLL, from the coding sequence ATGACGGACGAACAGATTAAGGCTATCACAAAATTGATGAAATCAATATCTCATCCAATTCGATTTAAAATCTTATACCTGCTTCAGGATCAGGAAATATCGGTCGGAGACCTTCGTGATCAGCTTGATACAACCAGTTCCAATATTACCCAGCACCTTAATATTCTTCGTAATCAGGGAATTATCGATATTCGAAAAGATTCTAACTATATATATAATAAAATAACCGACTCCAGAATAATTGAGCTGATGAGAAAAATGAACCAGCTTTATTTTTCCGGATCCGGCGGCTTTCTGAATGATTCAGGGAAAAATTCAACTACCACCCTTCTCTAA
- a CDS encoding rhodanese-like domain-containing protein, producing the protein MRVKLIGILLLATGFLFGGCAAFNESGTAGDPVKKTLNAPAPHVQELIEEAQLEVVDYAYTRQAIGNGTRNGANALLVDARPHLKYQKGTIPSSINIPDTQIEDYIGQLDKVAKDKEIIVFCGGWKCEKSAIVAAHLQKIGFTDVKLYQAGEPEWAARSYVEIGTSVIKSALEKDSALLMDARPRLKYLAETIPGALFMYDKELERLAGRFPADKTTPIIAFCGGYNCDKSHIVANMLLDQGYRNVSVFAAGLPEWKKSDLPTTAGSGKVASAAAPVEDIFVDGVKVGADEGTVDGEWYAARIRKGNVPVNIALIDVRSPADFNAGHMSGSINIEVGDMSAADFMSRLPKDKVSIFACGSGARAMEAYYKLKEAGQDVSKIMYFDANISCDADNTCTIEVNEPLG; encoded by the coding sequence ATGCGAGTAAAATTGATAGGAATACTGCTTCTGGCAACCGGTTTTTTGTTTGGCGGCTGCGCCGCTTTCAATGAATCCGGGACAGCTGGCGATCCAGTAAAGAAAACCCTTAATGCACCGGCACCTCATGTCCAGGAGTTGATAGAAGAGGCACAACTTGAGGTTGTGGATTATGCCTATACCCGGCAGGCCATCGGAAACGGCACGAGAAACGGCGCGAACGCGCTGCTGGTCGATGCCCGGCCGCATCTGAAGTATCAGAAGGGCACTATCCCTTCGAGTATTAACATACCAGATACGCAGATTGAAGATTATATCGGTCAGCTTGACAAGGTTGCAAAGGACAAAGAGATCATCGTCTTCTGCGGCGGCTGGAAGTGCGAGAAAAGCGCGATCGTGGCAGCACATCTTCAGAAAATAGGATTTACCGATGTCAAGCTCTACCAGGCGGGCGAGCCGGAATGGGCTGCCAGAAGCTATGTGGAAATAGGCACTTCGGTAATTAAGTCAGCATTGGAGAAAGACAGCGCGCTGCTGATGGACGCACGGCCCCGCCTCAAGTACCTGGCGGAAACCATTCCCGGCGCCTTATTCATGTACGACAAGGAACTGGAAAGACTGGCGGGCCGCTTTCCTGCTGACAAAACCACTCCGATAATCGCCTTTTGCGGCGGCTACAACTGTGACAAATCTCATATTGTTGCCAATATGCTTCTTGATCAGGGATACCGGAATGTAAGTGTTTTTGCCGCCGGCCTTCCTGAATGGAAAAAATCAGACCTGCCGACAACCGCCGGTTCCGGCAAGGTTGCTTCAGCTGCAGCTCCGGTGGAGGATATCTTTGTCGATGGTGTAAAGGTCGGTGCCGACGAAGGAACAGTCGACGGCGAATGGTACGCTGCCCGTATCAGGAAAGGCAATGTGCCTGTCAATATTGCTCTTATCGACGTAAGAAGCCCAGCCGATTTTAATGCCGGCCATATGAGCGGATCGATAAACATCGAAGTTGGAGATATGAGCGCAGCCGACTTTATGTCCAGGCTTCCCAAAGACAAAGTCTCCATTTTTGCCTGCGGCAGCGGTGCCAGGGCAATGGAAGCCTATTACAAACTGAAGGAAGCCGGGCAGGATGTTTCAAAAATCATGTATTTCGATGCCAATATAAGCTGCGACGCCGACAATACCTGCACCATCGAGGTCAACGAACCATTAGGCTGA
- the nrfD gene encoding NrfD/PsrC family molybdoenzyme membrane anchor subunit, whose translation MEKVNFAGVEINKIPMKRLFLSKTMLSGYVLLVIALIGVYELFDLRYFTTVVSAHDAGLNPAEPGMREAMRQAVFGTVGEIDRTLPWTVLIANYMYMVYTGSGIIFLVALAEFMNFRIVAKAAAGFMVAGIAMIFAGLFTIATDLHMLNMHWMLLTPNFKAGMWLMLPLYCTYIPFVLFEIYLILTNKRDWARRLALPILILSLGIDLIEYYIQAKLFAMNTARHLWTEFPALTFYFIISAFVSSLGIMGINAYLVHRKKPEYQSLMELIRKAMLFFICTLALYEIFAYMTVDKDWAFLILFGPFSYVYFLGYILLTLALPFVFVIKPGKPIFTVFASIFVIIGGFIGRYLFVYGGNANPMSNRFGTGYETYDQYAPTVSFIYNSPHLGEIMIVVGSVGVAMIIYKLFDGLFSVGNLREHY comes from the coding sequence ATGGAGAAGGTAAATTTTGCAGGTGTAGAGATCAACAAAATCCCTATGAAACGGTTGTTTCTCAGCAAAACAATGCTTTCCGGCTATGTTCTTCTGGTAATTGCTCTGATAGGTGTGTACGAGCTTTTCGACTTGCGTTATTTCACCACTGTAGTCAGTGCCCATGATGCCGGATTGAATCCAGCCGAGCCCGGTATGAGAGAGGCGATGCGGCAGGCGGTTTTCGGGACGGTAGGTGAAATCGATAGGACTTTGCCCTGGACTGTACTGATCGCTAACTACATGTATATGGTCTACACCGGCAGCGGCATTATTTTCTTAGTCGCCCTGGCTGAATTTATGAACTTCAGGATTGTGGCCAAGGCGGCTGCCGGCTTTATGGTGGCGGGAATTGCCATGATATTTGCAGGTCTTTTCACCATTGCCACCGATCTGCATATGCTCAATATGCACTGGATGCTGCTGACCCCCAACTTCAAGGCGGGAATGTGGCTGATGCTGCCCCTCTACTGCACCTACATTCCTTTTGTTCTGTTCGAGATTTACCTGATACTGACCAACAAGCGGGACTGGGCGCGGCGACTGGCCCTTCCCATACTGATCCTCAGCCTCGGTATCGATCTTATCGAGTACTATATACAGGCAAAGCTGTTTGCCATGAACACGGCACGCCATCTGTGGACCGAGTTTCCCGCCCTTACCTTTTATTTCATCATTTCGGCATTCGTCTCCTCACTCGGCATAATGGGTATTAACGCCTATCTGGTTCACAGGAAAAAACCGGAATATCAGTCGCTGATGGAGCTGATCAGAAAGGCCATGCTCTTTTTTATCTGCACTCTCGCGCTCTATGAAATCTTCGCCTATATGACCGTTGACAAGGACTGGGCCTTCCTGATTCTTTTCGGCCCCTTCAGTTATGTGTACTTTTTAGGATACATCCTGCTGACCCTGGCCTTGCCCTTTGTCTTCGTCATCAAACCCGGAAAACCGATTTTCACGGTGTTCGCCTCGATCTTCGTGATTATCGGCGGCTTTATCGGGCGGTATCTGTTTGTTTATGGCGGCAATGCCAATCCGATGTCCAACAGATTCGGCACCGGGTATGAAACGTATGATCAGTATGCCCCTACAGTATCTTTTATCTACAATTCTCCTCATTTGGGGGAGATCATGATAGTTGTCGGCTCCGTCGGTGTCGCCATGATTATTTACAAGCTCTTTGATGGTCTTTTTTCGGTCGGAAATTTACGTGAACACTACTAA
- a CDS encoding 4Fe-4S dicluster domain-containing protein: MNYAIALDYQNCINCQACEVACKEENGVQLGAGKQRIWVGLVEGTTFGKPFANTYPSQCNQCIDAPCVSVCPTNASHYEPGGIVKVERKQCILCKGCMEACPYDARFVDDTRVSVDKCTFCDHRIAEEGTTACQATCPTKVRTFGDLDDDNSDIVKLLKTRRFFFQKEYTGTLPKLFYLLPEDESYARQSVSHETKIYTWKEIEPLYRQANIRRSKEWRR, from the coding sequence ATGAATTATGCAATAGCGCTGGATTATCAGAACTGCATCAACTGTCAGGCCTGCGAGGTTGCCTGCAAAGAGGAAAACGGGGTGCAGCTGGGTGCGGGCAAACAGCGCATCTGGGTAGGTCTCGTCGAAGGTACGACATTCGGCAAACCTTTTGCCAATACCTATCCGTCACAATGCAACCAGTGCATCGACGCGCCCTGCGTCAGCGTCTGCCCGACCAATGCAAGTCATTATGAACCCGGCGGCATAGTCAAGGTGGAGCGGAAACAGTGCATCCTCTGCAAGGGCTGCATGGAGGCATGTCCCTATGATGCCAGATTTGTAGACGATACCAGGGTATCGGTCGATAAATGCACATTCTGCGACCACCGTATAGCCGAAGAGGGGACTACGGCCTGTCAGGCCACCTGCCCCACCAAGGTCCGCACCTTCGGTGATCTGGATGATGACAACAGCGATATCGTCAAGCTTTTGAAGACCAGACGATTTTTCTTCCAGAAAGAGTATACCGGCACACTGCCCAAACTCTTCTACCTCCTGCCCGAAGACGAGTCTTACGCTAGACAGAGTGTTTCCCATGAGACAAAAATCTACACCTGGAAAGAGATCGAGCCGCTTTATCGACAGGCAAATATCAGAAGGAGCAAAGAATGGAGAAGGTAA
- a CDS encoding molybdopterin-containing oxidoreductase family protein produces MKVEVSRRRFLQGSVALTILGGTSLTGADLFAKAESEKRVSINKKVPTVCEMCVNKCAAIAHVRDGVVKKLDPNPYLPKSRNMLCARGAAGIHALYDPDRLKYPLIRVGKRGDGRYKKVTWSEAYEHIKEKLVTILDEEEDNRSSIGYCAGEGLAEHTFKSFMAQKFGSSNFLNHSTICLQTAVSGFALTLGGYGQADLENAKYVIMAGANRAEAILTPDTMDIFKRTRGRGAKLVVVDPRYTKTAMHADTYVPIKPGTDLAFVLALTYVALKGQLYNKIYVENNFNEFETYRKHILEHGYTPEWAEKITGVPADTICSIAHDFMAAAPQAIYYQGRRSTWAKNDFQLRRAMAIFSALGGGVDVKGGIVFGKTLPLGDHPINAPLYFNAQGRIEKDSAAIIGATGSWVAWRDMVVEEKTPYPIRGMFVYKQNPMLSVPDSNKTRKMFEKMDLVVVIDTMPSDTAMLADVILPECSYLEREDPLKSFTGIEPAIVLRQKVIEPMYESKPVIEIMRGLAKRLTRPLWEITKKHDLDVQSELETSPEEEYFKDWGFDLTEPYMQSQEEINKHMFVSEYGEKAWSVLREKGVFYPGMLDQFKKINNNTFECYPSEGKTYSVLELEEEVDRGASISDFCKSCDPCVNPADIAPWKRLFNTPSKKIECNLESMTARGIDAMPMWHDEDYVKIPPGKFKFITGRYAQHTQSATQNNIMLLELMPTNYAWINDQEARERGIGLGDLIEVTSSVGSIRIQAYPTPKILPETLFYIHGFGAQSDGQTFAQRNGASDNEIIEGTIEPVFGSAVMHDTLVSVRKV; encoded by the coding sequence ATGAAAGTTGAGGTCTCGCGAAGGAGATTTCTGCAGGGAAGTGTAGCACTTACCATTTTAGGCGGAACTTCTCTGACCGGAGCCGATCTTTTTGCAAAAGCCGAGAGTGAAAAGAGGGTGTCTATCAATAAAAAGGTGCCGACTGTCTGTGAAATGTGCGTTAACAAATGTGCGGCCATAGCGCATGTCCGTGACGGCGTCGTAAAAAAGCTTGATCCAAACCCGTATCTGCCCAAGTCGAGAAACATGTTGTGTGCCCGGGGTGCAGCAGGAATACATGCCCTGTATGATCCTGACCGGCTTAAATACCCGCTCATCAGGGTGGGCAAGCGAGGCGACGGCAGGTATAAGAAAGTTACCTGGAGCGAAGCCTATGAGCACATAAAGGAGAAGCTGGTCACGATTCTCGATGAAGAAGAGGATAATCGCTCCTCTATCGGCTATTGTGCCGGAGAAGGACTGGCAGAGCACACCTTCAAATCCTTTATGGCCCAGAAATTCGGCAGTTCGAACTTCCTCAACCACAGCACCATCTGTCTCCAGACCGCCGTCTCAGGCTTCGCTTTAACCCTCGGCGGCTATGGTCAGGCCGATTTAGAAAATGCCAAGTATGTGATCATGGCGGGAGCCAACAGGGCTGAAGCCATACTGACTCCTGACACCATGGACATCTTCAAGCGCACCCGAGGCAGGGGAGCGAAGCTTGTAGTGGTTGATCCGCGATATACCAAAACCGCGATGCACGCCGATACCTATGTGCCGATCAAGCCTGGAACCGACCTGGCCTTTGTCCTTGCCCTGACCTATGTGGCATTAAAGGGACAGTTATATAACAAGATCTATGTGGAAAACAACTTCAACGAATTTGAGACATACAGAAAACACATTTTAGAACATGGGTACACTCCGGAATGGGCTGAAAAGATAACCGGTGTGCCGGCAGATACAATATGCTCGATTGCCCACGACTTTATGGCTGCGGCGCCGCAGGCCATATATTATCAGGGGCGGCGCTCCACCTGGGCGAAAAATGATTTCCAGCTGCGCCGGGCCATGGCCATTTTCAGCGCCCTGGGAGGAGGAGTCGATGTCAAGGGCGGTATCGTTTTCGGCAAGACCTTGCCGTTGGGCGATCACCCTATCAATGCTCCGCTTTATTTCAACGCCCAGGGCAGAATTGAAAAAGATTCCGCCGCAATTATCGGCGCAACCGGCTCCTGGGTGGCATGGCGGGATATGGTGGTTGAAGAAAAGACTCCCTATCCCATCCGGGGAATGTTCGTCTATAAGCAAAATCCCATGCTTTCGGTGCCTGACTCGAACAAGACCCGAAAGATGTTCGAGAAGATGGATCTGGTCGTGGTCATCGACACAATGCCCAGTGACACGGCAATGCTTGCCGATGTGATTCTGCCGGAATGCTCCTATCTCGAAAGAGAAGACCCCCTGAAGTCCTTTACCGGTATAGAGCCGGCTATCGTATTGAGGCAGAAGGTTATTGAGCCGATGTACGAAAGCAAGCCCGTTATTGAAATTATGCGAGGCCTGGCCAAAAGACTCACCAGGCCGCTCTGGGAAATCACAAAAAAACATGACCTGGACGTTCAGTCGGAGTTGGAGACCTCTCCGGAAGAGGAATATTTCAAAGATTGGGGCTTTGATCTGACAGAGCCTTACATGCAGTCTCAGGAAGAAATAAACAAACACATGTTCGTCAGCGAATATGGCGAAAAGGCCTGGTCGGTATTGCGTGAGAAAGGGGTCTTTTATCCCGGGATGCTCGATCAGTTTAAGAAAATCAACAATAATACCTTCGAGTGCTATCCCAGTGAGGGGAAAACCTACTCTGTTCTCGAGCTGGAAGAAGAGGTTGACCGGGGCGCTTCGATATCCGATTTCTGTAAATCATGCGACCCCTGTGTCAATCCCGCGGATATTGCACCGTGGAAGAGGTTATTCAACACTCCCAGCAAAAAAATTGAATGTAATCTGGAAAGTATGACCGCCAGAGGCATCGATGCCATGCCGATGTGGCATGATGAGGATTATGTCAAAATACCGCCGGGAAAATTCAAATTCATTACCGGGCGTTATGCCCAGCACACTCAGAGTGCGACGCAGAACAATATCATGCTTCTTGAGCTGATGCCCACCAATTATGCCTGGATAAATGACCAAGAAGCCCGGGAAAGGGGAATCGGTCTTGGTGATCTCATAGAGGTGACAAGCAGCGTCGGTTCCATCCGCATACAAGCCTATCCCACGCCGAAGATCCTGCCGGAAACACTTTTTTACATTCACGGTTTCGGTGCTCAGTCGGACGGTCAGACATTTGCCCAGAGAAACGGGGCAAGCGACAATGAAATAATAGAAGGTACCATCGAGCCGGTCTTCGGCAGCGCGGTCATGCATGACACGCTGGTATCCGTCAGGAAGGTGTGA